A section of the Halichoerus grypus chromosome 11, mHalGry1.hap1.1, whole genome shotgun sequence genome encodes:
- the RAG2 gene encoding V(D)J recombination-activating protein 2: MSLQMITVSNNMALIQPGFSLMNFDGQVFFFGQKGWPKRSCPTGVFHFDVKHNHLKLKPALFSKDSCYLPPLRYPATCIFRSSLESEKHQYIIHGGKTPNNELSDKIYVMSIAGKNSKKVTFRCTEKDLVGDVPEARYGHSIDVVYSRGKSIGVLFGGRSYIPSSQRTTEKWNSVADCLPHVFLVDFEFGCSTSYILPELQDGLSFHVSIARNDTVYILGGHSLANNTRPTNLYRIKVDLPLGSPAVNCTVLPGGISVSSAILTQTNNDEFVIVGGYQLENQKRMVCNIISFEDNKIEIREMETPDWTPDIKHSKIWFGSNMGNGTVFLGIPGDNKQATSEAFYFYMLKCAEDNVNEDQKTLTNSQTSTEDPGDSTPFEDSEEFCFSAEAYSFDGDDEFDTYNEDDEEDESETGYWITCCPTCDVDINTWVPFYSTELNKPAMIYCSHGDGHWVHAQCMDLAEDTLIHLSEGSNKYYCNEHVKIARALQTPKRVLPLKKPPLKSLHKKGSGKIFTPAKKSFLRRLFD; this comes from the coding sequence ATGTCACTACAGATGATAACAGTCAGTAATAACATGGCCTTAATTCAACCAGGCTTCTCACTGATGAATTTTGATGGGCAAGTTTTCTTCTTTGGCCAAAAAGGCTGGCCAAAGAGGTCCTGCCCCACTGGAGTTTTCCACTTTGATGTAAAGCATAACCATCTCAAACTGAAGCCTGCACTTTTCTCTAAGGATTCCTGCTACCTTCCTCCTCTTCGTTACCCGGCCACTTGCATATTCAGAAGCAGCTTAGAGTCTGAAAAGCATCAATACATCATCCATGGAGGGAAAACACCAAACAATGAGCTTTCAGATAAGATTTATGTCATGTCTATTGCTGGCAAGAACAGCAAAAAAGTTACTTTTCGCTGCACGGAGAAAGACTTGGTAGGAGATGTTCCCGAAGCCAGATATGGTCATTCCATTGATGTGGTGTATAGTCGAGGGAAAAGTATAGGTGTCCTCTTTGGAGGACGGTCATACATTCCTTCTTCCCAAAGAACCACAGAAAAATGGAATAGTGTAGCTGACTGTCTGCCCCATGTTTTCTTGGTGGATTTTGAATTTGGGTGCTCTACATCATACATACTTCCAGAACTTCAGGATGGGCTATCTTTTCATGTCTCTATTGCCAGAAATGATACCGTTTATATTTTAGGAGGACATTCACTTGCCAATAACACCCGCCCTACCAACCTATACAGAATAAAGGTTGATCTCCCACTGGGTAGCCCAGCTGTGAATTGCACGGTCTTGCCAGGAGGAATCTCTGTCTCCAGTGCAATCCTGACTCAAACTAACAATGATGAATTTGTTATTGTTGGTGGCTATCAGCTTGAAAATCAAAAGAGAATGGTCTGCAACATCATCTCTTTTGAGGACAATAAGATAGAAATTCGTGAGATGGAGACCCCAGATTGGACCCCAGATATTAAGCACAGCAAGATATGGTTTGGGAGCAACATGGGAAATGGAACTGTATTCCTTGGCATACCAGGAGACAATAAACAGGCTACTTCAGAAGCTTTCTATTTCTATATGTTGAAATGTGCTGAAGACAATGTGAATGAAGATCAGAAAACACTCACAAATAGTCAGACATCAACAGAAGACCCAGGGGACTCCACTCCCTTTGAAGACTCAGAAGAATTTTGTTTCAGTGCAGAAGCATATAGctttgatggtgatgatgaattTGACACCTATAATGAAGATGATGAGGAAGATGAGTCTGAGACAGGCTACTGGATTACATGCTGCCCTACTTGTGATGTGGATATCAACACTTGGGTACCATTTTATTCAACTGAGCTCAACAAACCTGCCATGATCTACTGTTCTCATGGAGATGGGCACTGGGTCCATGCTCAGTGCATGGATCTGGCAGAAGACACGCTCATTCATCTGTCAGAAGGAAGCAACAAATAttactgcaatgaacatgtgaAGATAGCAAGAGCACTGCAAACCCCCAAAAGAGTACTACCCTTAAAAAAGCCTCCACTGAAATCCCTCCACAAAAAAGGTTCTGGGAAAATTTTTACTCCTGCCAAGAAATCTTTTCTTAGAAGGTTGTTTGATTAG
- the RAG1 gene encoding V(D)J recombination-activating protein 1, translated as MAVSLPPTLGLISAPEEIQHPHIKFSEWKFKLFRVRSFEKAPEEARVEKKVSSEGKPSLEQSPAIPDKADGQKPALSQPALNAHPKFLKKSHDDGKARDTAIHQANLRHLCRICGNSFKTDSHNRRYPVHGPVDGKTQVLLRKKEKRATSWPDLIAKVFRIDVKADVDSIHPTEFCHNCWRILYRKFSSAPREVYFPRNATMEWHPHTPSCDICHTARQGLKRKSHQPNGQLSKKLKTVVDRARRARRHKRRAQAKISSKEVKQKISNCSNIHLSTKLLAVDFPAHFVKSISCQICKHILADPVETTCKHVFCRICILRCLKVMGSNCPCCQYPCFPADLESPVKSFLSILNSLMVKCPAKECNEEVSLEKYNHHVSSHKESKETFVHINKGGRPRQHLLSLTRRAQKHRLRELKLQVKAFADREEGGDVKSVCLTLFLLALRARNEHRQADELEAIMQGRGSGLQPAVCLAIRVNTFLSCSQYHKMYRTVKAITGRQIFQPLHALRNAEKVLLPGYHPFEWQPPLKNVSSSTDVGIIDGLSGLSSSVDDYPVDTIAKRFRYDSALVSALMDMEEDILEGMRAQDLDDYLNGPFTVVVKESCDGMGDVSEKHGSGPAVPEKAVRFSFTVMKITVAHGSENVKVFEEVKPNSELCCKPLCLMLADESDHETLTAILSPLIAEREAMKSSQLMLEMGGILRTFKFIFRGTGYDEKLVREVEGLEASGSVYICTLCDATRLEASQNLVFHSITRSHSENLERYEVWRSNPYHESVEELRDRVKGVSSKPFIETVPSIDALHCDIGNAAEFYKIFQLEIGEVYKNPNASKEERKRWQATLDKHLRKKMNLKPIMRMNGNFARKLMTKETVEAVCELIPSEERHEALRELMDLYLKMKPVWRSSCPAKECPESLCQYSFNSQRFAELLSTKFKYRYEGKITNYFHKTLAHVPEIIERDGSIGAWASEGNESGNKLFRRFRKMNARQSKCYEIEDVLKHHWLYTSKYLQKFMNAHNAYKNSGFTLSSQSGVGDPLGLEDSLETQDSMEF; from the coding sequence ATGGCTGTCTCTTTGCCACCCACCCTGGGCCTCATTTCTGCCCCAGAGGAAATTCAGCACCCACATATTAAATTTTCGGAATGGAAATTTAAACTGTTCAGGGTACGATCTTTTGAAAAGGCACCCGAAGAAGCTCGAGTAGAAAAGAAAGTTTCCTCTGAGGGGAAACCCTCTCTGGAGCAATCTCCAGCCATCCCGGACAAGGCTGATGGTCAGAAGCCAGCTCTGAGTCAACCAGCATTAAACGCTCACCCTAAGTTTCTGAAGAAATCCCATGATGATGGGAAAGCAAGAGACACAGCAATCCACCAAGCCAACCTTCGACATCTCTGCCGTATCTGTGGGAATTCTTTTAAAACTGACAGCCACAATAGGAGATATCCAGTCCACGGGCCTGTGGATGGTAAAACCCAAGTCCTTTTacgaaagaaggaaaagagagccaCCTCCTGGCCAGACCTCATTGCCAAGGTCTTCCGGATCGATGTGAAAGCAGATGTTGACTCGATCCACCCCACCGAGTTCTGCCATAACTGCTGGCGCATCCTGTACAGGAAGTTTAGCAGTGCCCCACGTGAGGTTTACTTCCCAAGGAATGCAACCATGGAGTGGCACCCCCACACACCATCCTGTGACATCTGCCACACTGCCCGCCAGGGACTCAAGAGGAAGAGTCATCAGCCAAACGGGCAGCTCAGCAAAAAACTCAAAACCGTGGTTGACCGAGCGAGAAGAGCCCGTCGGCACAAGAGAAGAGCTCAGGCAAAGATTAGCAGCAAGGAAGTGAAGCAGAAGATTTCCAACTGCAGTAATATACATCTCAGTACCAAGCTTCTTGCAGTGGACTTCCCGGCACACTTTGTGAAATCCATCTCCTGCCAGATTTGCAAACACATTCTGGCTGACCCTGTGGAGACCACCTGTAAGCATGTATTTTGCAGGATCTGCATTCTCAGATGCCTCAAAGTCATGGGCAGCAACTGTCCCTGTTGCCAATATCCCTGCTTCCCTGCCGACCTGGAGAGTCCAGTGAAGTCCTTTCTGAGCATCTTGAATTCCCTGATGGTGAAATGTCCAGCCAAAGAGTGCAACGAGGAGGTCAGCCTGGAAAAATATAATCACCACGTCTCAAGCCACAAGGAATCCAAAGAGACTTTTGTGCATATTAACAAAGGGGGTCGGCCCCGTCAGCATCTCCTGTCCTTGACCCGAAGGGCTCAGAAGCACCGCCTGAGGGAGCTCAAGCTGCAAGTCAAGGCTTTCGCCGACAGAGAAGAAGGTGGAGATGTGAAATCCGTGTGTCTGACCTTGTTCCTGCTGGCGCTGAGGGCAAGGAATGAGCACAGACAAGCGGACGAGCTGGAGGCCATCATGCAGGGACGGGGCTCTGGCCTGCAGCCAGCTGTGTGCTTGGCCATCCGTGTCAACACCTTCCTCAGCTGCAGTCAGTACCACAAGATGTACAGGACTGTGAAAGCCATCACTGGGAGGCAGATTTTTCAGCCTTTGCATGCCCTTCGGAATGCTGAGAAGGTCCTCCTGCCAGGCTACCACCCCTTTGAGTGGCAGCCCCCTCTGAAGAACGTGTCCTCCAGCACCGACGTGGGCATTATCGACGGCCTGTCCGGCTTGTCCTCCTCGGTGGATGACTACCCCGTGGACACCATTGCGAAGCGCTTCCGCTATGATTCGGCTTTGGTATCTGCTCTGATGGACATGGAAGAAGACATCCTGGAAGGCATGAGAGCCCAAGACCTTGATGACTACCTGAATGGCCCCTTCACTGTCGTGGTGAAGGAGTCTTGTGACGGAATGGGAGATGTGAGCGAGAAGCACGGGAGTGGGCCAGCAGTTCCAGAAAAGGCAGTTCGGTTTTCGTTCACGGTCATGAAAATTACTGTAGCCCATGGCTCAGAAAACGTGAAGGTGTTTGAAGAAGTCAAACCCAACTCCGAACTGTGTTGTAAGCCCCTGTGTCTCATGCTGGCAGATGAGTCTGACCACGAGACCCTGACGGCCATCCTGAGCCCTCTCATTGCCGAGAGGGAGGCCATGAAGAGCAGCCAATTAATGCTTGAGATGGGAGGCATCCTTCGGACTTTCAAGTTCATCTTCAGGGGCACTGGATATGATGAGAAACTCGTCCGGGAAGTCGAAGGCCTTGAGGCTTCTGGCTCAGTCTACATTTGTACCCTTTGTGACGCCACCCGCCTGGAAGCCTCTCAGAATCTTGTCTTCCACTCCATCACCAGAAGCCACTCTGAGAACCTGGAGCGCTATGAGGTCTGGCGTTCCAACCCATACCACGAGTCGGTGGAAGAACTGCGGGATCGGGTGAAAGGGGTCTCATCGAAACCTTTCATCGAGACTGTCCCTTCCATAGATGCACTCCACTGTGACATTGGCAATGCGGCTGAGTTCTACAAGATTTTCCAGCTAGAGATAGGGGAGGTGTATAAGAATCCCAATGCTtccaaagaggaaaggaaaagatggcAGGCTACATTGGACAAGCATCTCCGGAAGAAGATGAACCTGAAACCCATCATGAGGATGAATGGCAACTTTGCCAGGAAGCTCATGACCAAAGAGACAGTTGAAGCAGTTTGTGAATTAATTCCCTCTGAGGAGAGGCACGAAGCTCTGAGGGAGCTGATGGACCTTTACCTGAAGATGAAGCCTGTATGGCGATCATCGTGTCCTGCAAAAGAGTGCCCAGAATCCCTCTGCCAGTATAGCTTCAATTCACAGCGTTTTGCTGAGCTCCTCTCTACCAAGTTCAAGTATAGATATGAGGGCAAAATCACCAATTATTTTCACAAAACCCTGGCACACGTCCCTGAAATTATTGAGAGAGATGGCTCCATTGGGGCATGGGCGAGCGAGGGAAATGAGTCTGGCAACAAACTGTTCAGGCGCTTCCGAAAAATGAACGCCAGACAATCCAAATGCTATGAGATAGAAGATGTCTTGAAACACCATTGGTTGTATACCTCCAAATACCTGCAGAAGTTTATGAATGCTCATAATGCGTATAAAAACTCTGGGTTTACCTTAAGCTCACAGTCAGGTGTAGGGGACCCATTAGGCCTGGAGGACTCTCTGGAAACTCAAGATTCAATGGAATTTTAA